A single region of the Gossypium arboreum isolate Shixiya-1 chromosome 12, ASM2569848v2, whole genome shotgun sequence genome encodes:
- the LOC108476763 gene encoding probable transcription factor At5g28040 — MDSSQPHPSKPSASKLPIKRKAPHHPQFFTPKLEYQPIILPPPKPKPQPQTPPFKFQRIWSEPDEIRFLQALLRSHPLSFPKDLPLFYSSFSHSMSQPYTKSQLSEKLRRLRKKFGVVSSRLARGLNPSSLSLHDRALFDLSKRLWSPEFASSSPFGKNSSGFNGVAGNGFDDCDTIDDDGEVKINGVSLHYDFAAGRDEVTSRETIDGVLAKGVLNAFDECLKEVRMMFMKPGVVCMDTTERKWKEQRVSEFDVLGRRLRLVIENSLTRR; from the coding sequence ATGGATTCCAGCCAACCCCACCCCTCTAAGCCCTCTGCCTCCAAACTCCCCATCAAGCGTAAAGCCCCTCACCACCCCCAGTTCTTCACCCCAAAACTTGAATACCAACCCATCATTCTTCCTCCCCCCAAACCCAAACCCCAACCCCAAACCCCCCCTTTCAAATTCCAACGGATCTGGTCAGAGCCCGACGAGATCCGTTTCCTCCAAGCCCTTCTCCGATCCCATCCTCTCTCTTTCCCCAAAGACCTCCCACTTTTCTACTCCTCCTTTTCCCACTCCATGTCTCAACCTTATACCAAGTCCCAACTCTCCGAAAAGCTTAGGAGACTTAGGAAAAAATTCGGGGTCGTTTCCTCTAGGCTGGCTCGAGGCTTGAACCCTTCTTCTCTCTCTCTTCATGATCGAGCTCTGTTTGATCTTTCTAAAAGGCTTTGGAGCCCCGAGTTTGCTTCATCATCCCCTTTTGGTAAGAACAGTTCCGGGTTTAATGGCGTTGCTGGGAATGGTTTTGATGATTGTGACACAATTGATGATGACGGGGAAGTGAAGATTAACGGGGTTAGTTTGCATTATGATTTTGCCGCGGGAAGGGATGAGGTCACTAGTCGCGAGACAATTGATGGGGTGTTGGCGAAAGGCGTGTTGAATGCGTTCGATGAGTGTCTCAAGGAGGTTCGGATGATGTTCATGAAGCCGGGTGTGGTGTGCATGGATACAACGGAGAGGAAGTGGAAGGAGCAAAGGGTTTCTGAGTTTGACGTGTTGGGTAGGCGGCTGAGGCTGGTTATCGAGAATTCTTTGACTAGGCGATGA
- the LOC108476762 gene encoding cytochrome P450 81D1-like gives MEESITLYSFLSFIFFICLHLFLQSRRHRKNLPPSPPSLPIVGHLHLLKPPIHRLHHTFSQKYGPIFSLKLGSRLMVVVSSSTAAEECLIKNDIIFANRPKLIIAKHLGYNYTTLVSSSYGDHWRNLRRIGATEIFSSGRLNASVNVRKDETRRLMLRLSTDSRQDFVKVELKSMLSDLTFNNIMRMLAGKRYYGDEVTNEEEAREFRELMVEVAKNSGTGNPADYLPVLNWFGLGFEGKLKKLGKRLDGFLQKLVDDHRSNKLKNNSMIDHLLSMQESDPLYYTDEIIKGFIMVILFAGTDTSSVTMEWAMANLLNHPQVLKKARDEIDSLIGEEKLIEESDVLKLHYLQSIIYETLRLYPAAPLLVPHMPSTDCSIGGYDVPSGTIVLVNAWAIHRDPNVWDDPTSFKPERFDGNSEKIEHSQKLLPFGLGRRACPGANLAQRMVGLTLGSLIQCFEWERIEGKEIDMSEGKGTITPKLHPLEALCKARPIVDKLFY, from the exons ATGGAAGAATCAATAACTCTCtactcctttctttcttttatatttttcatttgtttgCACTTGTttcttcaatcaagaagacaccGTAAAAACCTCCCCCCGAGCCCACCTTCACTCCCCATTGTTGGCCACCTTCACCTCCTAAAACCACCCATCCATCGTTTGCACCACACTTTCTCCCAAAAATATGGTCCGATCTTCTCTCTCAAACTCGGTTCCCGGCTCATGGTCGTGGTGTCGTCCTCCACCGCAGCCGAGGAATGTTTGATCAAGAATGATATCATCTTCGCAAACCGACCCAAGTTAATCATCGCCAAGCACTTAGGCTACAATTACACCACACTTGTCTCCTCGTCTTACGGTGATCATTGGCGCAACTTACGTCGAATTGGTGCCACCGAAATCTTCTCCTCGGGTCGCCTAAACGCCTCCGTAAACGTTCGGAAAGACGAAACCAGGCGGTTGATGCTAAGACTGTCGACTGATTCGCGTCAGGACTTTGTCAAAGTGGAGCTGAAATCCATGCTTTCCGACTTAACGTTTAACAACATAATGAGGATGTTGGCGGGAAAACGGTACTACGGGGATGAAGTGACGAATGAAGAAGAAGCCAGGGAGTTTAGGGAGCTTATGGTGGAGGTAGCTAAGAACAGTGGAACGGGAAATCCAGCAGATTACTTGCCTGTGTTGAACTGGTTTGGTTTAGGGTTTGAAGGAAAGCTGAAAAAGCTTGGAAAAAGATTGGATGGATTCTTGCAAAAGTTGGTTGACGACCATCGAAGCAATAAACTGAAGAATAATAGTATGATTGATCATCTCCTTTCCATGCAAGAATCTGATCCTCTTTACTACACTGATGAAATTATCAAGGGGTTCATAATG GTGATCCTATTCGCAGGAACTGATACATCATCAGTAACAATGGAGTGGGCAATGGCCAATTTGCTAAATCACCCGCAAGTGCTGAAGAAAGCTAGAGATGAAATAGACAGTTTAATTGGTGAAGAAAAGCTGATTGAAGAATCAGATGTTCTCAAACTGCATTACCTTCAAAGTATAATATATGAGACACTTAGGTTATACCCTGCAGCGCCTCTTTTAGTCCCACACATGCCATCCACTGATTGCAGCATCGGAGGATATGACGTGCCAAGTGGCACAATCGTGTTGGTGAACGCATGGGCCATCCATCGAGACCCGAACGTATGGGATGATCCAACAAGCTTTAAGCCTGAGAGATTTGATGGTAATAGTGAGAAAATAGAGCATTCTCAGAAGCTCTTGCCGTTTGGGTTGGGGAGGAGGGCGTGTCCAGGGGCCAATCTAGCTCAACGAATGGTGGGGCTGACTTTGGGATCATTGATTCAGTGCTTTGAATGGGAAAGAATTGAGGGAAAGGAAATTGATATGAGTGAAGGTAAAGGGACCATCACGCCTAAGCTTCACCCTTTGGAAGCTTTGTGTAAAGCTCGCCCCATCGTCGATAAgcttttctattaa
- the LOC108476897 gene encoding biogenesis of lysosome-related organelles complex 1 subunit 2 isoform X1 produces the protein MADKEPEVQDDLAESLNDLFTSLSSMVKSELQVSGTNNVLELLEKMNLRVAQEYKGFGDVASGLSVFVEQLKNKSGNFDEYVQQIDAIEQQVTEFEAVISVLDRYVSLLESKVQSVYQHPPP, from the exons ATGGCTGACAAAGAGCCAGAAGTCCAAGACGACCTTGCCGAGTCGCTCAACGATCTCTTCACCAGCCTCTCTTCAATGGTCAAATCAGAACTCCAGGTTTCC GGGACTAACAATGTTTTGGAGCTATTGGAGAAGATGAATCTGAGAGTGGCTCAAGAGTACAAAGGATTTGGGGATGTGGCCTCTGGGTTAAGTGTATTTGTTGAACAGTTGAAGAACAAGAGTGGGAactttgatgaatatgttcaacAGATTGATGCAATAGAACAGCAAGTGACTGAGTTCGAAGCTGTGATTTCAGTTCTTGATAGATATGTTTCTCTGTTGGAATCTAAAGTTCAATCTGTTTACCAACATCCACCTCCATAA
- the LOC108476897 gene encoding biogenesis of lysosome-related organelles complex 1 subunit 2 isoform X2, whose amino-acid sequence MADKEPEVQDDLAESLNDLFTSLSSMVKSELQGTNNVLELLEKMNLRVAQEYKGFGDVASGLSVFVEQLKNKSGNFDEYVQQIDAIEQQVTEFEAVISVLDRYVSLLESKVQSVYQHPPP is encoded by the exons ATGGCTGACAAAGAGCCAGAAGTCCAAGACGACCTTGCCGAGTCGCTCAACGATCTCTTCACCAGCCTCTCTTCAATGGTCAAATCAGAACTCCAG GGGACTAACAATGTTTTGGAGCTATTGGAGAAGATGAATCTGAGAGTGGCTCAAGAGTACAAAGGATTTGGGGATGTGGCCTCTGGGTTAAGTGTATTTGTTGAACAGTTGAAGAACAAGAGTGGGAactttgatgaatatgttcaacAGATTGATGCAATAGAACAGCAAGTGACTGAGTTCGAAGCTGTGATTTCAGTTCTTGATAGATATGTTTCTCTGTTGGAATCTAAAGTTCAATCTGTTTACCAACATCCACCTCCATAA